The stretch of DNA cacagagcaacactttgcagtcacagccaaagaactctgaatcttCAAAAGGTATTTCTGAAGTTGAACTGCAGTTCCTTAAATAGAGTTttcgaaaattaggttaagaattgagccgttatgttccaactgccaaggataatcgattatcactaaggataatcgattattccagtaggttttcgaattttaagttaaaaactgAATGTTTATGTTCCAACCGCcaaggataattgattatcactgaggataatcgattattccagtaggtttcctgaaagcaaattttgaacaggataatcgattatttcaggagataatcgattattccagtaggttttcgaaaaatacaagttctgcacagataatcgattatcaatagtgataattgattatcactgtagtttttctaaaaataagaaaccttcTAGAAATACGAATGTCATGCTGctgattctaagtttaattaaactattctacaatacacttattttattttacaagataacatttgcataattgaacactttgtcttcattagtgcttgatcatcattcaaaattactcgacttccttctttttgccaacaattggtcttctaattttttttagtctcaatttggtccgatttgtttaaaattaatgcaatttggtcattttcattaaatttcttgaaatggAGTAAGGATTTCTCATCAAAACTGATACTAGGATTATATTAGTTACATCAACAAAGCAAATCATAtttattcacaacttcaattttgattaaaaaaccTTGATCTAATTCagaaaatttaacgaaaaagaatCAAATTGTATCATTTTTTCAAAACCTAGGTCAATTgggactaaaaaaaattgaaggactaacttcatattttttaacaaaaatagaaatcaaaagagtaatttcaaaattttatataaactaataaaaacattgtatttaatttatttttatgataataaaaaataataaaattagaattgttgttatcattataattataaaataaatacaaatatttttttataattttactataattaattttcatttataatggttaagtttcaaataaaaaaatgattaagttAAACAAGTgatcacttaaaagataatgttaataaaattattatttttatttttaaaaatatttaaaaggtaaatttgaaaatgtgaaaaacaaaaaaaaaagaactttttcttattatataaatatagatgtataaacaaatttaaaatatcaaatatataaaatatattaaaaatattaatttttaaatatatatttaaaattatatattaaataaattatataaatataaaaattttgggggggccatggccccttaTGTCCCTTCAATGGTCCGCCGCTTTCTcgtatattaatcttttattttatgaatatagaagaaaaaggaaaaatattgtACTGTGTGTTCTTTATAACtggattttaagtgtggtttgattatcatcaaATTTTCTTCTGACAATCTTTTAGATATGTGTGATTTATTGTTTAGTTAtcattatactaaattatgtattcatttttttattttatttgtgacaataattaaatgtattattttggtttctccaacaatgttggtcaagatTTGCCACTCACTGGtaagtagagatggcaaataaacctgtccccatgggtattgtccgaacccgtccccgttttgatgggaaatccccgcattgactgagtatgggtatggggaatccccgactttttccgttgggtatgggtatggggatgggtatggggatgtacatattccCGCCATAATACCTGTCCCCACCATATCTCCAtactcgtttaaattattaaaatattcacaattaattaagtaacctatatatatatatatatatatatatatatatatatatatatatatatatatatattctattttttatttcttttaattatttggtttgtcatgaaactcattcgcatctccaatatattttttatcttatcataatctttatgtaattatgttaaaatgatatatgttaattaaaaaaaaattatgcctcacatttgaatatttctattattttttaatatttttatttattatatattttcctttcacataagaatgtttatactctcaatttaaggtaatataaaaaaaatcttcacttattattattattattattattaatttttgtttaatttgaagaactattttgtttcattaaaataattttcgttatttttcaaccattgagtatatatgttgatatttgaaaaattttcttagttctctaagatatttttcatcttatcataccttaattatacatttgatttcctttgtgcgattttttTCTATAGtctcttaaattatttataaaacacacatttgttagttttttaatatttttatttattgtttattttcatcatgtagaataatatttcgaaatattctatctaattattttttattttataattcattattaatcatattgtaattttttcactttaatttatgtttgaagtggttaaaattatatatatatatatatatatatatatatatatatatatatatatatataatgatatttaggaataatatatgataattcactacaagaaaaacatgaaatagtgattgatttagtcattaacccatatcagtcactatttttcctcattggtggtagtaattgatttattgtctgaatcagtgATAAAATTAGTGatcgattcaatgatcgaattggtacttgatttagtgaacaatttaattaccaatttatttgtaatttaatgacaaatttttttgtcactaatgatatttctatttaattttaaccacttcaaacataatttaataattagttctctaaggtatttttcatcttatcataccttaattatacatttgatttcctttgtgcgatttctttcactagtctatcaaattattataaaacacacatttgttagttttttaatatttttatttattgtttattttcatcatgtagaataatatttcgatatattatatctaattatttgttattttataactcattattaatcatactataattttttcactttaattgtataaataacttttatttactacaatataaaagtttaatgtaattgctatgaatatttttttgtcactatccaacatatattgaagttcaaaagatacaaaatctatgtcaaaatttcattattatgtttattatttgttctttgtgtcattttgatcaactgatgtattataacttttattagtgtataaaaaagagattcattagaatttaaaaaattgaagtaaacaaacatttaaaatatattttaattgaatatttgtttttcttttatattttttgaaatttttttaattttatcaactaagttcatcaatgttgtagtttgcaaatttaataaatgttttggttctcatgaaattttatttggtattctaatctaaaatgtagacaattataatttatttcaaagtatttgatatgaaagaaacaatcatcctcctaatattgaatatttgataatattatgtttttgtaCATATTGGGGGGAAGGGATACTTCTAATTGAAGTAGGCACCTTGAAGTGAAGAATATGCCCCAGCATGCGAAGTATACCAATATGTTGGTCCGGGTATACTCCGGACCAGGAGACTCTATAGCACACGAATAATGAAGGAGCCGTAATAACCTCGGCATTTGGGGCAGAAGACACCTCAACCAAGTGAACTGCGATAAGTACTGAAGAAATTAGGAATGATAAgttattaagaataattaaacgCAATTAGTGAAACCTAAACCTACCAAGCAGCGAAAACCCTAGGCCTATAGGGTTTGGCCCATTAAAGTAGTACAAAAGGCATTGTTCACGAGGTAAAGAGGTCATGCTATTTTTTACTATTGTAGTCATTTATTGCTCTGACactgacttgagcgtcggagtgACTTTGTAGGCCCCCGCCAGTAGAATTCTTCATCGGAAGAAGACACTCAGGTACTTGGGAGAAGACACTCAGGCACTTAGGAGAAGACACTCAGGCACTGGGAGAAGACACTCAGGCACTGGGAGAAGACAATTAGGTTCTTGGATCTAAAAGCTGAAGCGAAGTAGGTGGACGCGTGCATCTAATAAGTCATTGGTCCGAGTATAACTTGTGTTCGCGGGTACATTTGTATTCGGTAGGAAcatttggcgcccaccgtggggccgaagAAAATTGATGCACATGGTGTCTACTAGAAACATGGCAAGCAACGGACAGGAGGGGCAAGCAGCGAAAAGTAGTCAGATGGCAATCATGCGAGCCATACAACAAGAACTCGCAGAGCTCCGAGCAGAAAATGCCAGTATCAAACAAAAGCTAGAAAGCAACAACGAAGGCGAAGGAGAGCAACCACGCCCCAGCAAAACTCAAGCTACATCCCAGCCAGTACGCACCGAAACTGTCGAAGAAAGTGCGCAGAACCCCCCAACTATGGGAACAGCTAATACCTCCGCAATGCAAAAAAATGTGTGCAGGCACCCTTTTGTCGATGGGATAATGGAGACACCCTTACCTATTGGATGGAAAACCTTGGTCATCGATAGGTATGATGGCACAACAGACCCTGATGAGCACATACATGTGTACCTCACACAAGTTGGCCTGTACACCACAAACGACGCGATTCTTTGCAAGGTCTTTCCCACTTCACTTAAGGGAGCAACCCTCAGCTGGTTCACTCGCCTAGCTCCTTTTTCCATCGATTGTTTCGATGCTTTAACGGCTCAATTCGAAACTCAATTTGCCACATCGCGGCCACATAACCTCACATCTCTCGCCCTCATAAACATGCGCCAGGAAAAGGGAGAGCCCCTCAGAGCGTTCGTGGAACGCTTCGGGAAAACAGCCCTTAGCATTCATAACTTGAGCCCGGAGGTAGTCCTCCATCAGATGATTAACGGGTTGCGAAGCGGACCCTTCGCTGACAGCCTGTGCAAGAGGCCAGCAGCTATTATGGCTGAGTTGAGGCAAAGAGCAGCCAAGTATATGCACATGGAGGAgctaaaagattttaaaaacaaagTCGCTACCGAGGATAACGCGACCGACAGAAGGCTTGATAAGGAGGGGGCGCGTAAGGCCCCATCAAGGCCACCTGCCCATCCAAGAACCCAGCGATTTGCTAAGTACACACCTTTGAATGCCTTAAGGTCATTGGTACTTGAAGAAGCCCTGCACACTGACCTCTTAAGTACTCCCAGGAGGGCAAATACACCTCCGAATGCTGACACCACGTGACAGTGCAGATATCACGGGAATTTCGGGCATTCAACTGAAGAATGCACGGCCCTGCGAGACAAGATTGAAGAGCTCATCTAAGCTGGACACCTCCAGTGCTTTGTAGTACGCGGAAATGAGAACAGAGCAGACGAAACAAGGAGATATGAAGCCAGTCGCAAGGAGACCACCAACCGAAGAGAACCCAACTCGCGGGATAACTATAGAGCACCAGATCAGCGTGAATCCGGAGAAGAAAGAGGAAACCGTCAGCAAGGACACAAACCTCCCCTGCGAGGAACTATTAATACAATCTCCAAAGGATTCGCTGGCGGAGGAAGCACCACTACAGCTTGCAAAAAACATTTAAGAGTCGTACAATCCGTCAATGCGGTATCAGCTCCCGCCAGAAGAAACATGCCCTCTATCACTTTACAAGCGACGATTTCAAAGTCATCGATCCTAACCAAGACGATCCCATGGTGATCACTGTCGAAATTGAAAATTTCGCAGTGAAGTAGGTATTAGTCGACCAGGGAAGCTCGGTAAACATACTCTACTGGGAAACGTTTAAGAAGTTACAAATATCGGAGTGGCAAATGTCTCCATTCGTAGATGAAATTGTAGGATTTTCAGGAGAAAGGGTGCAAACGCAAGGGTACGTGGATTTGTACACCACCTTTGGTGAAGGACAACTCACCAAAATTATATCCATTTGATATCTGGTGCTAGATGCCAATACCTCTTACAACGTGTTACTTGGGAGGCCATCCTTGAACGCATTAGGAGCCATTGTTTCCACCCCACATTTAACCATGAAATTTTCATCTCTGGCTGGCGATATAGTCACAATCCACGTCGATCAACGAACAGCGCGCGAGTGCTACATTGCTAGCCTGCAACTGCCAAATCCGTAAAAGTTGCATTCGTCAAACAACGTTGAGAAGGTCACGTCAGGAGATAGTTCATCCATTCAAGAGTTAGACCACAGAATGGAGGGTGAGGAGTGCGTAAAGTCGATAGGAGGAACTGAGGTATTACCTCTTGATGAGGAAAAATATTTGCAGATAGGGTCTACCCTACAGGAGgcagaaaaagaaattttagcAGCAACGCTAACGCGCAACAAGATATCCTTTGCCTGGACCACTTCGGACCTACCAGGCATACATCCAGACATCGTATGCCATAGGTTATCAACGTTTAAGGAAGCAAAGCCTGTGGCACAAAGAAAACGAAAGCTAggggaagaaaaaagaagagcaGTGAGGGAGGAGTCGGCCAAACTATTGCAAGCCGGATTCATCCAGGAGGCGCGATACACCACATGGCTGGCAAACGTAGTCATTGTCAAAAAACCCAACGGCAAGTGGCGTATGTGCACCGACTATACAGATCTGAATAAAGCTTGCCCAAAGGATGCCTATCCACTCCCAAACATTGATCGACTGGTAGATGAAGCAGTTGGCCATCAAATTCTTAGTTTCTTAGACGCTTTCTCCGGATATCACCAGATCCCAATGGATCCCAGGGACAAGTTAAAGACAGCTTTCATTACTGAAGAGGCAAACTTTTACTATGAAGTTATGTCGTTTGGCCTGAAAAATGTAAGGGCCACATACCAGAGGTTCATGGATAATATGTTCAAAGGAATGATAGGTAGAAATTTGGAAATATATGTTTATGATCTGCTGGTGAAGTCCAATTCTGTAGAACAGCACATCAAGGATCTGGCAGAAGTATTCACCACGTTAAACAACAACAATATGAGGCTTAATTCGAAAAAATGTGTATTTGGGGTGGATGGCGGAAAATTTCTCGGGTTTATGCTAACAAATAGAGGGATTGAGGCAAACCCGGAAAAGTGTCACGCAATATCTGCTATGAATAACCCAAAAAACCTCAAGGAGGTTCAGCGGCTGATGGGAAGATTAACTACTCTCAATAAATTCATGCCTAAGCTCGCAGAAAAGGCCAAGCCAATCCTGAAGTTATTGAGGAAAACGACCCAATTCCAGTGGGATGAGACATACGAAGAAAGTTTTAACAGCATTAAGCAATCCCTAACATCACCCCCCATTCTCCAACGCCCAGACACCTCACTCCCTTTAATAATCTACTTAGCCGCAACCGAAGACGCTGTGAGTGCTGCGATAGTTCAAGAAAGACAATGGGAGCAACAACCAATATACTTCGTAAGTCGAACACTCCAAGACGCAGAAACTAGATACCAAACAGTGGAGAAGATGACGCTATCCTTACTCATTACAACACGACATTTGAGGCCATACTTTCAGAATCACCACATTGTCGTACGAACAGATCACCCTATCCACAAAATTTTAAGGAAGCCAGACCTTGTTGGTAGAATGGCTGCTTGGGCAGTAGAGCTCTCAGAATATGAAATTCAGTACGAGCCCAGAGGACCTATTAAGGCCCAATCCCAATGCTTAGCAGACTTCGCTGCTGAGTTACAACATGAAGCAAACCCAACAACCATCTGGTGGACGCTACACGTCGATGGATCCTCTAACATCCGAGGAGGAGGAGATGGAATCGTCATGGAAGGACCTAACGAGATAGTTCTGGAACAATCCCTTCGTTTCAGGTTCAGAGTCTCAAATAATCAGGCGAAATGTGAAGCAATGGTGGCAGGATTGACACTTGTTAGGGAAATGGGGGCAACCAGAATCATATGCCGCACAGACTCAAGATTAACATTTGGACATCTGACTGGAGAGTTCCAAGTTAAAGACCCACTTCTACTCCAGTACTATCACATAGTAACAAACATACTACAAGGATTCGAGGAATATAAGATTGAGCATGTACCTAGAGCAAGTAACGTAATAACTGATATTTTATCAAAGCTGGCTAGCACAAAAAGTAAAAGGAAGTACAAATCCATCCTCCAAAGGGAATTAGTTGCCCCATCTACCAGCACACTTGAATGTCACACCATAGAAGTATCATTAGATTGGAGAACCCCCGTTGTGCATTTTTTAAAAACTGGAAGCAAACCTGACAACCCAGAAAAAGAATAGGAGAGGAAGGTAGCGCGATATACCCTAGTCGGAGATGAATTATTCAAGAGGGGATTCACCACCCCTTTACTGAAGTGTATTGACGCAGAGCAAGCAAAATATGTTATGAAAGAATTACACCAGGGCATTTGCGGATACCATTCCGGTGCCAGAACAATGTCAGCAAGAATACTAAGGGCAGGATACTACTGGCCCACCATGATGGCAGACGTCACCAGCTTTGTCAAACGCTGCATACCATGCCAGAAGCACGGGAACATATCCCATGTCAGACAAGAAGAATTGCACAGCATCTCCTCCCCATGGTCCtttgctaaatggggaatggacatcatCGGCCCGTTTACCCCCGAAAAGGGATAAGTCAAGTTTTTGTTAGTCGCCGTAgattattttacaaaatggaTTGAGGTTGACCCATTGGCAACAATCACAGCACAACAAGTGCAAAAGTTTGTTTGGAGAAATATCATCTGTCGCTTTGGAATTCCACACACCATAATTACTGACAATGGGAAGCAATTCACCGATGCTGGACTCAAAGACTTCTACCTAGGATTACACATCAAACATGTAACTAGCTCGGTGGAACACCCGCAAGGTAACGATCAAGCAGAAGCAGCCTACAAAGTTATCTTGCAAGAGTTAAAGAAGAGGTTGGACCAAGCAAAGGGACTTTGGCCGGAGCAATTGTTAGAAGTACTTTGGGCATACTGTTGCACGCCGTAATCTGCCACTAAGGAAACCCCTTACAGCCTCACATATGGAACATATGCTATGATACCAGTGGAAATAGGTGAGCCGTCTCTTCGTCAGCAGAACTATGAAGAGGCCACCAATGCCCAATGTCTAGCGAGTAATCTAGACCTCCTACCAGAACATAGAGAGCATGCTAAAATTCAAGAAGCAGCTACTAAGATAAGAATGTCGCGAAGGTATAAGTCTAATGTAAAACCCAAAAAATTCCACCCAGGAGACTTAGTATGGCGGATGAACAGTAACGCAAGGAAGGTAGAAGGGAAATTCTCAACAAATTGGGAAGGACCATTTAGAGTCACCACAAACGAGGGT from Vigna unguiculata cultivar IT97K-499-35 chromosome 8, ASM411807v1, whole genome shotgun sequence encodes:
- the LOC114194856 gene encoding uncharacterized protein LOC114194856, yielding MASNGQEGQAAKSSQMAIMRAIQQELAELRAENASIKQKLESNNEGEGEQPRPSKTQATSQPVRTETVEESAQNPPTMGTANTSAMQKNVCRHPFVDGIMETPLPIGWKTLVIDRYDGTTDPDEHIHVYLTQVGLYTTNDAILCKVFPTSLKGATLSWFTRLAPFSIDCFDALTAQFETQFATSRPHNLTSLALINMRQEKGEPLRAFVERFGKTALSIHNLSPEVVLHQMINGLRSGPFADSLCKRPAAIMAELRQRAAKYMHMEELKDFKNKVATEDNATDRRLDKEGARKAPSRPPAHPRTQRFAKYTPLNALRSLVLEEALHTDLLSTPRRANTPPNADTT